A genomic region of Desulfosarcina ovata subsp. ovata contains the following coding sequences:
- a CDS encoding YihY/virulence factor BrkB family protein, producing the protein MNMDKIKTLAKKQITFFTQTLWYLRRGQHSPVQWLLIRLLRTLILSVQGFARHHGTLRASALTFFTLLSLVPVAAMAFGIAKGFGFERRLQQELLENFSAQHEVVQQVIAFAQNMLDNTKGGMIAGIGVVVLFWAVVKVLSNIENSFNHIWGVRSRHLIRKLSDYLTIMLICPLLIIMSGSVTVYITSQVSAISGRFELLQMVGPVIYLGLKLLPFTLIWILFTLVYMIMPNTRVRFDGALLAGVIAGTAYQAVQAAYIHFQIFVAKYNAIYGSFAALPLFLMWLQISWLIVLVGAEISHAYQNSDHVDNSAGGRELSIQQTRLLCLSICRHVAIRFHQGQSAQTSAQIADALGLSAALVDNLAGLLVKGNILARIERGTNGDTALQPARDTGGLTLNRVLDALDAVGENNNLPLNHLPAVQTLSESLTALRETMDRSDANRLVVDI; encoded by the coding sequence ATGAATATGGATAAAATCAAGACCCTGGCAAAAAAACAGATCACCTTCTTTACGCAAACCCTTTGGTACCTGCGCCGAGGCCAGCACAGCCCGGTTCAGTGGTTATTGATCCGGCTGCTGCGCACGCTGATTCTTTCAGTTCAGGGCTTTGCCCGCCACCACGGCACCCTGCGTGCCTCGGCGCTGACCTTTTTCACGTTGCTCTCGCTAGTTCCGGTGGCGGCCATGGCGTTCGGTATTGCCAAGGGATTTGGATTCGAACGGCGCCTCCAGCAGGAGCTTCTGGAGAACTTTTCGGCCCAGCATGAGGTGGTCCAGCAGGTGATCGCTTTTGCCCAGAATATGCTGGACAACACCAAAGGCGGCATGATTGCCGGAATCGGTGTGGTGGTGCTTTTCTGGGCGGTAGTCAAGGTGCTCAGTAATATCGAAAACTCCTTCAATCACATCTGGGGGGTTCGTTCCCGCCATCTGATCCGCAAGCTGAGTGATTACCTGACCATCATGCTGATCTGCCCATTGTTGATCATCATGTCCGGCAGTGTGACGGTCTATATTACGTCCCAGGTGTCAGCCATATCCGGCCGCTTCGAACTGTTACAGATGGTAGGGCCGGTGATTTATCTGGGACTCAAACTGCTGCCCTTTACCCTGATCTGGATTTTGTTTACCCTGGTGTACATGATCATGCCCAATACCCGGGTGCGGTTCGACGGTGCCCTGCTGGCCGGTGTGATTGCCGGAACCGCATACCAGGCGGTCCAGGCGGCCTACATCCATTTTCAGATTTTTGTGGCCAAGTACAATGCCATCTACGGCAGTTTCGCGGCCCTGCCCCTGTTTCTGATGTGGCTGCAGATCAGTTGGCTGATTGTCCTTGTGGGGGCGGAGATTTCCCACGCGTATCAAAATTCGGATCACGTGGATAACAGCGCCGGCGGCCGGGAACTCAGCATTCAGCAGACCCGTCTGCTCTGCCTTTCCATTTGCCGTCATGTGGCCATTCGGTTTCATCAGGGGCAATCGGCCCAGACTTCCGCACAGATTGCCGATGCGCTGGGGCTTTCCGCAGCGCTGGTGGACAATCTGGCCGGACTTTTGGTAAAAGGAAACATCCTGGCGCGGATCGAAAGGGGCACAAACGGGGATACGGCGCTGCAACCCGCCCGGGATACTGGCGGCCTGACGCTCAACCGTGTGCTCGACGCCCTGGACGCGGTGGGCGAAAACAACAACCTGCCGCTGAATCATTTGCCGGCGGTTCAGACCCTTTCAGAGAGCCTGACGGCGTTGCGTGAAACAATGGATCGATCGGATGCCAACCGGCTGGTTGTTGATATCTGA
- a CDS encoding 3-deoxy-7-phosphoheptulonate synthase has translation MEKTYDIHVEKFVPLISPSQLKDRIPLSQASHETVVAGRRAIADILGGKDPRLLVVTGPCSIHDEKAALDYAARLKALGDRVNDTMLLVMRTYFEKPRTTVGWKGLINDPWLNGSYDIGTGLERARRLLVQITEMGVPTATEMLDSIVPQYIAGLVCWAAIGARTTESQTHREMASGLSMPVGFKNCTDGSLATAINAMIAARSSQSFLGIDPDGQACIVKTTGNPHAHIVLRGGTRPNYDTVSINEAVSMLSAKDLTRSILVDCSHDNSRKNHELQASVWQDVINQRIDGNKSIIGLMLESNLNAGNQKNTGDLAAMAYGVSITDACIDWETTEQLIISAHEQLSHANTAATDGGFHRYKVG, from the coding sequence ATGGAAAAGACGTACGACATCCACGTAGAAAAATTCGTTCCGCTGATTTCCCCCTCCCAGTTGAAAGACCGCATTCCGCTCAGCCAGGCATCCCACGAAACCGTGGTGGCCGGCCGCCGGGCGATCGCCGATATCCTGGGGGGCAAGGATCCCCGGTTGCTGGTCGTCACCGGGCCCTGCTCGATCCACGATGAAAAAGCGGCCCTGGACTATGCCGCGCGCCTGAAAGCCCTCGGCGACCGGGTCAATGATACGATGCTCCTGGTCATGCGCACCTACTTTGAAAAACCGCGCACCACGGTGGGCTGGAAAGGGTTGATCAACGATCCGTGGCTCAACGGCAGTTACGATATCGGTACCGGTCTGGAGCGTGCACGCCGCCTGCTGGTCCAAATCACTGAAATGGGTGTTCCGACGGCCACCGAGATGCTGGACAGCATCGTCCCCCAGTACATTGCCGGGCTGGTCTGCTGGGCCGCCATTGGTGCACGAACAACCGAATCCCAAACGCACCGGGAGATGGCCAGTGGGCTCTCCATGCCGGTGGGGTTTAAAAACTGCACCGACGGCAGCCTCGCTACGGCCATCAATGCCATGATTGCCGCCCGATCATCCCAGTCTTTTCTGGGGATCGATCCCGATGGCCAAGCCTGTATCGTCAAGACCACCGGAAATCCCCACGCGCATATCGTGTTGCGCGGCGGCACCCGCCCCAACTACGATACGGTCAGCATCAATGAGGCGGTCTCCATGCTATCGGCCAAGGATCTGACCCGCTCGATCCTGGTCGACTGCTCCCATGACAATTCAAGAAAAAATCACGAATTGCAGGCATCGGTCTGGCAGGATGTGATCAACCAGCGTATCGACGGCAATAAAAGCATTATCGGTCTGATGCTGGAAAGCAATCTGAACGCGGGCAATCAGAAAAACACCGGCGATCTGGCGGCCATGGCGTATGGTGTTTCCATCACCGATGCCTGCATTGATTGGGAAACCACCGAGCAGTTGATCATCTCCGCCCATGAACAGCTCAGCCACGCCAACACAGCCGCCACGGATGGCGGATTCCATCGTTACAAGGTGGGATGA
- the ettA gene encoding energy-dependent translational throttle protein EttA produces MSIDPNKVIYSMIRVSKFYNKRPIIKDISLSYFYGAKIGVLGLNGSGKSTLLKIMAGVDKEFNGETILSKGYTVGYLEQEPLVDDTKTVREIVQEGVQETVDLMDEFNRINEKFAEPMSDDEMDKLIQRQGEVQEKLDALDAWDLDARLEMAMDALRCPPGDTSVNVISGGERRRVALCRLLLKKPDILLLDEPTNHLDAETVSWLEQHLQQYAGTVIAVTHDRYFLDNVAGWILELDRGHGIPWKGNYSSWLEQKQNRLAGEEKSASERQKTLQRELEWIRMAPKGRRAKSKARITAYEQLLGQESDRLAKDLEIYIPPGSRLGNVVIQAQGVAKGFGEKLLLEDMDFALPPGGIVGVIGPNGAGKTTLFRMITGQDQPDKGTIKVGETVQLAYVDQSRDVLDPEKNIWEMISDGQDSIDLGDRQVNSRAYVARFNFSGSDQQKKVGVLSGGERNRVHLARMLKSGANVLLLDEPTNDLDVNTMRALEDALENFGGCAVVISHDRWFLDRIATHILAFEGDSQAVWFEGNYSDYEADRKKRLGAAADQPHRIKYRQLTR; encoded by the coding sequence ATGAGTATTGATCCCAATAAAGTCATCTATTCGATGATCCGCGTGAGCAAGTTCTACAACAAGCGGCCGATCATCAAGGATATCTCCCTGAGCTACTTTTACGGCGCCAAGATCGGCGTTTTGGGCCTCAACGGCTCGGGTAAGAGTACCCTGCTGAAGATCATGGCCGGCGTCGATAAGGAGTTCAACGGCGAAACGATTCTTTCCAAGGGGTATACCGTGGGCTACCTGGAACAGGAACCCTTGGTGGACGATACCAAAACGGTGCGTGAAATCGTTCAGGAAGGCGTCCAGGAGACGGTCGACCTGATGGACGAGTTCAACCGGATCAACGAGAAATTCGCCGAGCCCATGTCCGATGACGAGATGGACAAGCTGATCCAGCGTCAGGGGGAAGTACAGGAGAAACTCGACGCCCTGGATGCCTGGGACCTGGACGCCCGCCTGGAGATGGCCATGGACGCCCTGCGCTGCCCGCCCGGGGACACCTCGGTAAACGTGATTTCCGGCGGTGAGCGGCGCCGGGTGGCCTTGTGCCGCCTGCTGCTTAAAAAGCCCGATATCCTGCTGTTGGACGAACCCACCAACCATTTGGACGCCGAAACCGTGAGCTGGTTGGAGCAGCACCTGCAGCAATACGCCGGTACCGTTATTGCCGTCACCCACGACCGCTATTTTCTCGACAACGTGGCTGGCTGGATTCTGGAACTGGACCGTGGCCACGGCATTCCCTGGAAAGGCAACTACAGCTCCTGGCTGGAGCAGAAGCAGAACCGCCTGGCGGGTGAGGAGAAATCGGCCAGCGAGCGCCAGAAAACCCTGCAGCGCGAACTGGAGTGGATCCGCATGGCGCCCAAGGGGCGTCGGGCCAAATCCAAGGCGCGGATCACCGCCTACGAACAGCTGCTTGGTCAGGAAAGTGACCGGCTGGCCAAGGATCTGGAAATCTACATCCCACCCGGATCGCGGCTTGGCAATGTGGTCATCCAGGCCCAGGGGGTGGCCAAGGGGTTCGGCGAAAAACTGCTATTGGAGGATATGGATTTTGCGCTTCCGCCGGGCGGTATCGTCGGTGTGATCGGTCCCAACGGCGCGGGCAAAACCACCCTGTTCCGCATGATCACCGGCCAGGACCAGCCCGACAAGGGGACGATCAAGGTCGGCGAAACCGTCCAGCTGGCCTATGTGGACCAGAGCCGCGACGTATTGGACCCGGAAAAAAATATTTGGGAGATGATTTCCGACGGTCAGGACAGCATCGATTTGGGTGATCGACAGGTCAATTCCAGGGCGTATGTGGCCCGTTTCAACTTCTCCGGTTCCGACCAGCAGAAGAAGGTGGGGGTGCTCTCCGGTGGCGAACGCAACCGGGTGCACCTGGCGCGCATGCTCAAATCCGGCGCCAACGTGCTGCTGCTGGACGAGCCGACCAATGACCTGGACGTCAACACCATGCGTGCCCTTGAGGATGCCCTGGAAAATTTCGGCGGCTGCGCCGTGGTGATCAGCCATGACCGCTGGTTCCTCGATCGCATCGCCACCCACATTCTGGCTTTCGAGGGTGACAGCCAGGCGGTCTGGTTCGAGGGGAACTACTCCGATTATGAGGCGGACCGCAAAAAGCGTCTCGGTGCGGCCGCCGATCAGCCCCATCGGATCAAATACCGGCAACTGACCCGCTAA
- a CDS encoding DUF4126 domain-containing protein: protein MEQVTEITNIIALTMGAAWAAGINLYAAIATLGILSVTGNITLPPDLQVLANPLVIGAACLMFVVEFVADKTPGVDTGWDTIHTFIRIPAGALLAAGAVGEVDPAVSLAAALLGGTLAAGTHGLKAGSRLLINTSPEPFSNWTASVLEDIMVIGGIWTAVNHPWLFIVFLCLFILLMIWLLPKLWRGIKMLAAKIKQLFTPRQVSPPLE, encoded by the coding sequence ATGGAACAAGTCACCGAAATTACAAACATCATCGCCCTGACTATGGGCGCCGCCTGGGCGGCCGGGATCAATCTTTACGCGGCCATCGCCACCCTGGGAATTTTAAGCGTGACCGGAAACATCACCCTGCCGCCGGACTTGCAGGTACTGGCCAATCCGCTGGTCATCGGTGCGGCCTGTCTGATGTTCGTGGTTGAGTTTGTTGCTGACAAGACGCCTGGCGTGGACACCGGCTGGGACACGATTCATACCTTCATCCGGATACCCGCCGGCGCTTTGCTGGCTGCCGGTGCCGTCGGTGAGGTGGACCCGGCGGTGAGCCTGGCTGCCGCGCTTTTGGGCGGGACCCTGGCTGCCGGCACCCACGGCCTGAAAGCCGGCTCCCGGCTGCTCATCAACACCTCTCCGGAGCCGTTCAGCAACTGGACTGCCTCGGTCCTCGAAGACATCATGGTCATCGGCGGGATTTGGACGGCGGTCAACCATCCCTGGCTCTTTATCGTTTTCCTTTGCCTCTTCATCCTGCTGATGATCTGGCTGCTGCCCAAGTTGTGGCGCGGCATCAAAATGCTGGCCGCCAAAATCAAGCAGCTGTTTACCCCCCGACAGGTTTCTCCGCCGCTGGAATGA
- a CDS encoding MBL fold metallo-hydrolase: protein MNRLETLPFVHPVTPHIYLACGPGKGRFPNCHGYLLLGDRTILIDSGIGTDRIRQIDQTMRIDGLIISHSHPDHILAWHGLRDRQLWLPAETPETVEDLILLGRRFVEGEANARYWTDVVRDRLGIQPLRQPNHRFDDGERLDFGAIQLRAIHAPGHLDDHYCFLETTSKTLFTTDVDFTGFGPWYGNPESDIRRFRESVMMLRSLAYDRVGTSHKRPMDRNAADRAFARYLEAFERQKMAVRALCATGMDLEAMIQASPFYHNRMADIKMQRIFESQMIRKNLELLLDEGGIVEKQGRFFILDE, encoded by the coding sequence ATGAACCGACTTGAAACACTCCCTTTCGTTCACCCGGTGACACCCCATATCTACCTGGCCTGCGGGCCGGGCAAAGGCCGCTTCCCCAATTGTCACGGGTACCTGCTGCTTGGCGACCGGACCATACTCATCGACAGCGGCATCGGCACCGACCGGATCCGGCAGATCGATCAAACCATGCGTATCGACGGCCTGATCATCAGCCACTCCCATCCCGATCATATTCTGGCCTGGCATGGGCTACGCGATCGTCAGTTGTGGCTGCCGGCCGAAACCCCGGAAACAGTGGAGGATCTGATTCTGTTGGGCCGACGCTTCGTGGAAGGGGAAGCGAATGCCCGTTACTGGACCGATGTGGTGCGAGATCGTCTGGGCATCCAGCCCCTGCGCCAACCCAACCACCGCTTTGATGATGGCGAGCGGCTGGATTTTGGTGCCATTCAACTCAGGGCCATTCACGCACCAGGCCACCTGGACGACCATTACTGCTTTCTGGAAACCACCTCCAAAACGCTTTTCACCACCGACGTCGATTTTACCGGCTTCGGCCCCTGGTATGGCAACCCGGAAAGCGACATCCGCCGTTTCCGGGAAAGCGTCATGATGCTGCGGAGCCTCGCCTATGACCGGGTCGGCACCTCCCACAAGCGCCCCATGGATCGCAATGCTGCCGATCGGGCATTTGCCCGCTACCTGGAGGCGTTCGAGCGGCAAAAGATGGCTGTCCGGGCCCTGTGTGCCACAGGCATGGACCTGGAAGCGATGATTCAGGCCTCGCCGTTTTATCACAACCGCATGGCCGATATAAAAATGCAGCGCATCTTCGAATCCCAGATGATCCGCAAAAATCTGGAATTGCTGCTCGATGAGGGAGGAATTGTTGAAAAACAGGGCCGCTTTTTTATTCTGGATGAATAG
- a CDS encoding 3-oxoacyl-ACP synthase III encodes MQPLFFNNVAIEGVECVLPTTVVTSAQIESQLSATMARIGIKPGMIQGLTGIHERRFWDAGQQASDVATQAAEKVLAKAGIPRDAIGCLISTSVSKDYIEPSVASLVHGNLGLADHCISYDIGNACLGFVNAMASVGMMIDSGFVDYGLIVDGENSREVVEATIDRLSRPNATAEAFRDQFATLTLGSGAVAMIVCRRELSTSGHRINGAVTRAATRHSRLCLGQRDYMTADASKVMLFGVDLAKQTWDLAGRVLANWSDDEIDAYIPHQVSQRNMDVLNEKLGLTPQKHHLNFPTLGNIGPAAVPITLNQAAETGRVRPGNHVALMGIGSGLNCSMMSVTW; translated from the coding sequence ATGCAACCGCTGTTTTTCAACAACGTCGCCATCGAAGGCGTGGAATGCGTGCTCCCCACGACGGTGGTCACCTCTGCCCAGATCGAATCGCAGCTTTCCGCCACCATGGCGCGCATCGGTATCAAGCCCGGAATGATTCAGGGCCTGACCGGGATTCATGAACGCCGTTTCTGGGATGCCGGTCAGCAGGCCAGTGACGTGGCCACCCAGGCCGCCGAAAAGGTGCTGGCCAAAGCCGGTATTCCCCGCGACGCCATCGGCTGTCTGATCAGTACATCCGTCTCCAAGGATTATATCGAGCCCTCCGTGGCCAGTCTGGTGCACGGCAACCTGGGGCTGGCCGACCACTGTATCAGCTATGACATCGGCAATGCCTGCCTGGGGTTTGTCAACGCCATGGCCAGTGTGGGCATGATGATCGATTCGGGGTTCGTTGATTACGGGCTGATCGTGGATGGGGAAAACTCCCGTGAGGTGGTCGAGGCCACCATTGACCGTTTGAGCAGGCCGAACGCTACCGCCGAAGCGTTTCGGGATCAGTTTGCCACCCTGACCCTGGGTTCCGGAGCCGTGGCCATGATTGTCTGCCGGCGCGAGCTTTCCACCAGTGGTCACCGGATCAACGGCGCTGTCACCCGGGCCGCCACCCGGCACAGCCGCCTCTGCCTGGGACAACGCGACTACATGACCGCCGACGCCTCCAAGGTGATGCTTTTCGGCGTGGACCTGGCCAAACAGACCTGGGACCTGGCCGGCCGGGTGCTGGCCAACTGGAGCGATGACGAGATCGACGCCTACATCCCCCACCAGGTCAGCCAGCGCAACATGGACGTGCTCAACGAGAAATTGGGCCTTACCCCTCAAAAACACCATCTCAATTTCCCGACCCTTGGAAATATCGGTCCGGCGGCCGTGCCGATCACCCTTAACCAGGCCGCCGAAACGGGCCGCGTCAGGCCAGGCAACCATGTGGCCCTGATGGGCATCGGCAGCGGTCTCAACTGTTCGATGATGAGTGTCACCTGGTAA
- a CDS encoding type II secretion system protein GspG, with protein MAIGSCQMIPVCRMNHQGFTLIEVMVVVAIMGVLVAIATPSFLSYRERARIAVAIVDMQNIERAIDIYRLDNNAYPDSLADIGMDGLRDPWGNPYVYLRIDGADLSGNGQLRKDHGNVPVNSDYDLYSNGADGNSQTAFTAKASQDDVVRAYNGSYYGKVADL; from the coding sequence GTGGCGATTGGCAGCTGCCAAATGATTCCGGTTTGCCGGATGAATCATCAGGGCTTCACCTTGATCGAGGTGATGGTGGTCGTAGCTATCATGGGGGTGCTGGTGGCCATTGCCACGCCGTCCTTCTTAAGCTATCGGGAACGCGCCAGGATTGCCGTTGCCATCGTGGACATGCAAAATATTGAAAGGGCGATCGACATTTATCGCCTCGACAACAACGCCTATCCCGATAGTTTGGCGGATATCGGGATGGACGGCTTGCGTGATCCCTGGGGCAATCCGTATGTGTATTTGCGCATTGATGGCGCCGACCTCAGCGGGAACGGCCAGTTGCGCAAGGACCACGGCAACGTGCCGGTGAATTCGGATTATGATCTTTACAGCAACGGCGCGGATGGGAACAGCCAGACGGCGTTTACGGCCAAGGCCAGTCAAGATGATGTCGTCCGGGCCTACAACGGATCTTACTATGGCAAGGTTGCCGATCTTTGA
- a CDS encoding HD domain-containing phosphohydrolase: MHVGTNLFRSRIARRIFTTFIVSALVPVVVLAALSMFQVIRQLEQSGHEALYRATRNHVHAIFEHLVLCEDELKLVDHRSLQERVRQAEKFSAIGRRYHDGRYEAILGDPISDIDLNDQAIIYLQSGKSLLVIAENDPTKITLVRYADSASMRKGLLLGTMRGDYLWGLVKGNTLPAVSAFAVVTRSKLPLYSGIDASGWAAACLPHMDEKHARVTLDGKEWWLAGSLIFLQAQFGMDDWYLMVLQPADYAMAPVARFKLIFLLVVALALLLVVGMSLFNLRRSLVPIDALKAGARHIAHRNFDYRVEIDSNDEFEELAHGFNNMSSQLGQQFRFLSIQEKIDQATLMARDFGEIAGMAITRMLKEFNFSMLAICRVNVDDSEDALIYVGNSSTLGTINTYPFTIDAGRLDNFYRDLPWLTFTDPMVLRRYLPTERFGEKVPMSLFPIFIKDRLYALLYVVEKSGDTESESALPLMRQMADHLAVAWSNINMIKDLRRLTLGSMQALARAVDAKSSWTAGHSARVMRIALSIARQMGLDAERIDCIQQAALLHDIGKIGVSSAILDKPGRLTDAEFTTIRSHPVTGEKILAPIAAFKKILPMVRQHHERWDGKGYPDGLAGTAVTLEARILAVADVYDAIASDRPYRKGMPISKVMEIVVSESGSQFDPDVVDAFMVLMSQKSGLAA, from the coding sequence ATGCATGTTGGCACCAACCTTTTCAGGAGCAGAATCGCCCGCCGGATCTTTACGACGTTCATTGTCAGCGCACTGGTGCCGGTAGTCGTCTTGGCGGCCCTTTCCATGTTTCAAGTCATCCGGCAACTCGAGCAAAGTGGGCATGAGGCGCTGTACCGGGCCACCCGAAACCATGTGCATGCCATTTTCGAGCACCTGGTGCTTTGCGAAGATGAGCTGAAACTGGTCGACCATCGCAGCCTTCAGGAGCGTGTCCGACAGGCGGAAAAATTCAGTGCCATCGGACGGCGTTACCATGATGGCCGCTATGAAGCCATCCTGGGCGATCCCATTTCTGACATCGACCTCAACGACCAGGCGATCATCTATCTTCAAAGCGGCAAATCCCTTCTGGTGATAGCCGAAAACGATCCCACCAAGATTACCCTGGTGCGATATGCCGACAGCGCTTCAATGCGAAAGGGATTGTTGCTGGGCACGATGCGCGGAGATTACCTCTGGGGGTTGGTGAAGGGTAATACCCTGCCAGCCGTGTCCGCGTTTGCCGTGGTTACCCGGAGCAAGCTGCCGCTCTATTCGGGAATCGATGCATCAGGCTGGGCAGCCGCTTGCCTGCCGCACATGGATGAAAAACATGCCCGGGTAACCCTGGACGGTAAGGAGTGGTGGTTGGCCGGCAGCCTAATTTTTCTTCAAGCCCAGTTCGGTATGGATGACTGGTACCTGATGGTGCTGCAACCGGCCGATTATGCCATGGCGCCGGTTGCCCGCTTCAAGCTTATTTTTTTGCTGGTGGTGGCTCTTGCACTGCTATTGGTGGTGGGAATGAGCCTGTTCAACCTGCGTCGATCCCTCGTACCCATTGATGCGCTCAAGGCGGGTGCGCGACACATTGCACACAGGAACTTTGACTATCGGGTCGAGATCGACAGCAACGATGAGTTCGAGGAACTGGCCCATGGTTTTAACAACATGTCAAGTCAGCTGGGGCAGCAGTTCCGGTTCTTGTCCATTCAGGAAAAAATCGACCAGGCCACACTGATGGCACGAGATTTCGGTGAGATTGCAGGCATGGCGATTACACGCATGCTTAAGGAGTTCAATTTCAGCATGCTGGCCATCTGTCGGGTCAATGTGGATGACTCGGAGGATGCGCTGATCTATGTGGGCAATTCAAGCACGCTTGGCACCATCAACACGTATCCTTTTACCATTGATGCCGGACGGCTGGACAACTTCTATCGTGATTTGCCATGGTTGACCTTCACCGACCCGATGGTTTTGCGCAGATATCTGCCGACCGAACGGTTTGGGGAGAAGGTGCCGATGAGTTTGTTTCCGATCTTTATCAAAGATCGACTTTACGCGTTGCTATATGTGGTGGAAAAGTCCGGTGATACTGAATCCGAATCGGCTTTACCGCTTATGCGGCAAATGGCCGATCATCTGGCCGTGGCCTGGTCGAATATCAATATGATCAAAGACCTGCGCCGTCTGACCCTCGGTTCCATGCAGGCCCTGGCACGGGCGGTGGACGCCAAATCCTCGTGGACGGCAGGTCATTCGGCACGCGTGATGCGCATCGCCTTGAGTATTGCCCGCCAGATGGGGCTGGATGCGGAGCGGATCGACTGCATACAGCAGGCGGCGCTGCTGCACGATATCGGCAAAATTGGTGTCTCCTCGGCGATTCTGGACAAACCGGGGCGACTGACCGATGCCGAGTTCACCACGATTCGTTCGCACCCGGTTACCGGGGAGAAAATCCTCGCGCCCATTGCTGCTTTCAAAAAGATTCTCCCCATGGTCCGCCAGCACCACGAGCGTTGGGACGGCAAGGGCTATCCGGACGGTCTGGCAGGTACGGCCGTCACTCTGGAGGCCCGCATTCTGGCCGTGGCGGATGTTTACGACGCCATTGCCTCGGATCGGCCCTACCGCAAAGGGATGCCGATTTCCAAGGTGATGGAGATTGTCGTGTCTGAATCGGGGAGCCAGTTCGACCCTGACGTCGTTGATGCGTTCATGGTGTTGATGTCGCAAAAATCTGGCTTGGCCGCGTAA
- a CDS encoding thiolase family protein: MRDAYIVTSVRTPGCRRAKGAFKDTRPDDLLAFILMAAMEKNGKIETKEIDDIMIGCSFPEAEQGLNIGRMASQIAGFPVTVSGATVSRFCSSGLEAIAQASLRVMAGWSEITIGGGVESMTFVPIPGYMPRPHPEYSREHADLYASMGITAENVANRYQISRADQDAFAYESQMKSAKAQKEGLFSEIVPTPASRYVRQDNGTYKKETFIQATDDGVRAGTTLEGLAKLHPVFALGGSVTAGNSSQTTDGAAVSIIASDTAVKKYGLTPIAKLKMYTTIGCEPDEMGVGPRYAIPKLLHLAGLKTSDIGLWEINEAFASQALYCIRELGLADRMDSININGGAIALGHPLGCTGAKLCATLLTNMQRKGVQYGVESMCIGGGMGAAALFELCG, from the coding sequence ATGAGAGACGCCTATATCGTCACATCCGTCAGGACCCCCGGCTGCCGCCGGGCCAAGGGTGCCTTCAAAGATACCCGGCCGGATGACCTGCTGGCCTTTATCCTTATGGCGGCCATGGAAAAGAACGGCAAGATCGAGACGAAAGAGATCGACGACATCATGATCGGCTGCTCCTTTCCCGAAGCCGAGCAGGGGCTCAACATCGGCCGCATGGCTTCCCAGATTGCCGGATTCCCCGTCACGGTTTCCGGCGCCACGGTCAGCCGCTTCTGCTCATCCGGTCTGGAAGCCATTGCTCAGGCATCCTTGCGCGTGATGGCCGGATGGTCCGAGATCACCATTGGCGGCGGGGTCGAATCGATGACCTTTGTGCCCATACCCGGCTACATGCCCCGCCCGCATCCCGAGTATTCCCGGGAGCACGCCGACCTCTACGCCTCCATGGGCATCACGGCGGAAAACGTAGCCAACCGCTACCAGATCTCCCGCGCCGACCAGGACGCCTTTGCCTATGAATCCCAGATGAAATCCGCCAAAGCCCAAAAAGAAGGGCTGTTCAGCGAAATCGTGCCCACCCCGGCCAGCCGTTATGTACGACAGGACAATGGAACCTACAAGAAGGAAACCTTCATCCAGGCGACCGATGACGGCGTACGGGCCGGCACGACCCTGGAAGGGTTGGCCAAACTGCATCCGGTGTTTGCCCTGGGTGGCTCGGTCACGGCCGGCAACTCCTCCCAGACCACCGATGGCGCTGCGGTATCGATCATTGCCAGTGACACCGCCGTAAAAAAATACGGCCTCACGCCCATCGCAAAACTGAAGATGTACACCACCATCGGCTGCGAACCGGACGAAATGGGGGTCGGTCCGCGCTATGCGATTCCCAAGCTGCTCCACCTGGCCGGCCTGAAAACCAGCGATATCGGCCTGTGGGAGATCAACGAAGCCTTTGCCTCCCAGGCGCTTTACTGCATCCGGGAGCTGGGACTGGCCGACCGCATGGATTCGATCAACATCAACGGCGGCGCCATTGCCCTGGGCCACCCTCTGGGATGCACCGGCGCCAAACTGTGCGCCACCCTGCTGACCAATATGCAGCGCAAAGGCGTTCAATACGGTGTGGAATCCATGTGCATCGGCGGTGGCATGGGCGCTGCGGCGCTTTTCGAGTTGTGCGGATGA